In a genomic window of Enterobacter asburiae:
- the pyrI gene encoding aspartate carbamoyltransferase regulatory subunit, with protein sequence MTHDNKLQVEAIKRGTVIDHIPAQVGFKLLTLFKLTETDQRITIGLNLPSGEMGRKDLIKIENTFLTDEQVNQLSLYAPDATVNRIDEYEVVGKSRPSLPDRIESVLVCPNSNCISHAEPVSSSFAVKKRANDIALKCKYCEKEFSHYVVLAN encoded by the coding sequence ATGACACACGATAACAAACTCCAGGTTGAAGCCATCAAGCGTGGCACCGTGATTGACCACATCCCTGCACAGGTGGGCTTTAAGCTGCTGACGCTGTTCAAACTGACCGAAACCGACCAGCGCATCACCATCGGCCTGAACCTTCCGTCGGGTGAAATGGGCCGCAAGGACCTGATTAAAATTGAGAACACCTTCCTGACCGACGAGCAGGTTAACCAGCTGTCGCTGTACGCGCCGGACGCCACGGTCAACCGCATCGACGAGTATGAAGTGGTCGGAAAATCCCGCCCGAGCCTGCCGGATCGCATCGAAAGCGTGCTGGTCTGTCCGAACAGCAACTGCATCAGTCACGCTGAGCCGGTTTCCTCCAGTTTTGCAGTGAAAAAACGCGCCAATGACATCGCGCTCAAATGCAAATACTGCGAAAAAGAGTTTTCTCATTATGTGGTGCTGGCCAACTAA
- the pyrB gene encoding aspartate carbamoyltransferase, translating into MNPLYQKHIISINDLSREELELVLETAAKLKANPQPELLKHKVIASCFFEASTRTRLSFETSMHRLGASVVGFSDSSNTSLGKKGETLADTISVISTYVDAIVMRHPQEGAARLATEFSGGIPVLNAGDGANQHPTQTLLDLFTIQETQGTLENLNIAMVGDLKYGRTVHSLTQALAKFNGNRFFFIAPDALAMPQYILDMLDEKGIQWSLHASIEEVVGHVDILYMTRVQKERLDPSEYANVKAQFVLRASDLDGARDNMKVLHPLPRIDEIATDVDKTPHAWYFQQAGNGIFARQALLALVLNRELAL; encoded by the coding sequence ATGAATCCGCTTTATCAAAAACACATCATTTCCATAAACGACCTCAGCCGCGAAGAGCTGGAACTGGTTCTGGAAACCGCGGCAAAACTGAAGGCCAATCCGCAACCGGAGCTGCTGAAGCACAAGGTGATTGCGAGCTGCTTCTTCGAAGCTTCAACCCGCACCCGCCTCTCCTTTGAAACCTCCATGCACCGCCTGGGCGCGAGCGTGGTGGGCTTCTCGGACAGCAGCAATACGTCACTGGGTAAAAAAGGCGAGACCCTGGCGGACACCATTTCAGTCATCAGTACCTACGTGGACGCGATTGTGATGCGCCACCCGCAGGAAGGCGCGGCGCGTCTGGCGACGGAATTTTCCGGCGGCATTCCGGTGCTGAACGCCGGTGACGGTGCCAACCAGCATCCGACGCAGACCCTGCTGGATCTGTTCACCATTCAGGAGACGCAGGGCACGCTCGAGAACCTGAACATCGCCATGGTCGGCGACCTGAAGTACGGCCGCACCGTCCACTCCCTGACCCAGGCGCTGGCGAAATTTAACGGCAACCGCTTCTTCTTCATCGCCCCGGACGCGCTGGCGATGCCGCAGTACATTCTCGACATGCTGGACGAAAAAGGCATTCAGTGGAGCCTGCACGCCAGCATCGAAGAGGTGGTGGGCCACGTGGATATTCTCTACATGACCCGCGTACAGAAAGAGCGTCTGGATCCGTCCGAATACGCCAACGTGAAGGCGCAGTTCGTGCTGCGCGCCAGCGACCTCGACGGTGCCCGCGACAACATGAAGGTGCTGCATCCGCTGCCGCGCATCGATGAGATCGCCACAGACGTGGACAAAACGCCGCACGCCTGGTACTTCCAGCAGGCCGGAAACGGCATCTTCGCCCGCCAGGCGTTACTGGCACTGGTTCTGAATCGCGAATTGGCACTGTAA
- a CDS encoding PyrBI operon leader peptide, translating to MPDNLPGGSMVKRVRHNVLPRLKSDAGLPFFFPLLNLFPEPLI from the coding sequence ATGCCCGACAATTTGCCGGGAGGAAGCATGGTCAAGCGTGTACGACATAACGTCTTACCGCGTCTGAAATCAGACGCTGGCCTGCCGTTTTTCTTCCCGTTGCTAAACCTATTCCCAGAGCCCCTCATTTGA
- a CDS encoding ArgR family transcriptional regulator — MMDYEEYSPKEQLQLTVCQRLIAEKSYLSQEEIRRDLQERGFETISQSTVSRLLKLLGVIKIRNAKGLKIYSLNPQLRPAPDAARTVSEMVVSVEHNSEFILIHTVAGYGRAVARILDYHQLPEILGVVAGSSIVWVAPRVVKRTALVHKQINYLLRTH, encoded by the coding sequence ATGATGGATTACGAAGAGTACTCTCCCAAAGAGCAACTACAGCTAACGGTCTGCCAGCGTCTGATCGCGGAAAAGAGCTATCTCTCTCAGGAGGAGATCCGCCGCGACTTGCAGGAGCGGGGTTTTGAGACCATCAGCCAGTCCACCGTTTCACGTCTGCTCAAGTTGCTTGGTGTCATAAAAATTCGAAATGCCAAAGGTCTAAAAATTTATTCGCTGAATCCCCAGCTGCGCCCTGCCCCCGATGCCGCGCGCACCGTATCCGAAATGGTGGTGAGCGTGGAGCACAATAGCGAATTTATCCTTATCCATACCGTTGCCGGATATGGCCGCGCGGTGGCGCGTATTCTGGATTATCACCAGTTACCGGAAATTTTAGGCGTGGTGGCCGGAAGCAGTATCGTCTGGGTCGCACCCAGGGTCGTGAAGCGCACCGCGCTGGTGCATAAGCAAATTAATTATTTACTCAGAACGCATTAA
- a CDS encoding YfcC family protein, translating into MGKFKFPSAYTILFFLIAVVAVLTWIVPAGQYHMAMNEALGKDVPVAGTYAHVAAHPQGLVSVLMAPIAGLYDPESGQAGAIDVALFILIIGGFLGIVTKTGAIDAGIERVTTKLRGREEWMIPILMALFAAGGTIYGMAEESLPFYTLLVPVMLAARFDPVVAASTVLLGAGIGTLGSTINPFATVIAANAAGIPFTNGIMLRIALLVIGWVICVAWVMRYARKVRKDPSLSIVADKQEENLAHFLGNKGEQSLEFTPVRKLILVIFALAFAVMIYGVAVLGWWMAEISAVFLASAIIVGLIARMSEEELTSTFINGARDLLGVALIIGIARGIVVIMDKGMITHTILHSAEGMVTGLSTVAFINVMYWLEVVLSFLVPSSSGLAVLTMPIMAPLADFANVNRDLVVTAYQSASGIVNLVTPTSAVVMGGLAIARVPYVRYLKWVAPLLGILTVVIMVALSLGAML; encoded by the coding sequence ATGGGCAAGTTTAAGTTTCCCTCCGCTTACACCATTCTCTTTTTTCTGATTGCCGTGGTTGCCGTGCTGACGTGGATTGTGCCGGCCGGGCAGTACCATATGGCGATGAACGAGGCGCTCGGCAAGGACGTGCCGGTTGCCGGCACCTACGCGCACGTGGCGGCGCATCCGCAGGGGCTGGTTTCGGTGCTGATGGCGCCGATTGCCGGGCTCTACGATCCGGAATCCGGCCAGGCCGGGGCGATCGACGTCGCGCTGTTTATTCTGATCATCGGGGGCTTCCTCGGGATCGTCACCAAAACCGGGGCGATTGACGCCGGGATCGAGCGCGTCACCACTAAGTTGCGTGGCCGCGAGGAGTGGATGATCCCGATCCTGATGGCGCTGTTTGCCGCTGGCGGCACAATTTACGGCATGGCCGAGGAGTCGCTGCCGTTCTACACCCTGCTGGTGCCGGTGATGCTGGCGGCGCGGTTCGATCCGGTCGTCGCCGCGTCCACCGTCCTGCTCGGGGCGGGGATCGGTACCCTCGGCTCTACTATTAACCCGTTCGCCACGGTGATCGCCGCCAACGCCGCCGGGATCCCCTTCACCAACGGCATCATGTTGCGCATCGCGCTGCTGGTGATTGGCTGGGTTATCTGCGTGGCGTGGGTGATGCGCTACGCCCGCAAGGTCCGCAAGGATCCTTCGCTGTCGATCGTGGCGGATAAGCAGGAAGAAAACCTCGCCCATTTCCTCGGCAACAAGGGCGAGCAGTCGCTGGAATTTACCCCGGTGCGCAAACTCATCCTGGTGATTTTCGCCCTCGCCTTCGCGGTGATGATCTACGGCGTGGCGGTGCTGGGCTGGTGGATGGCGGAGATCTCGGCGGTGTTTCTCGCCAGCGCGATTATCGTCGGGCTGATTGCGCGGATGAGCGAAGAGGAGCTGACCTCAACCTTTATCAACGGCGCGCGAGATTTGCTGGGCGTCGCGCTGATTATCGGCATTGCGCGCGGTATCGTAGTCATCATGGATAAGGGCATGATTACCCACACCATTTTGCATAGCGCCGAGGGGATGGTCACCGGGTTGTCGACGGTGGCGTTTATCAACGTGATGTACTGGCTGGAAGTGGTGCTGTCGTTTCTTGTGCCATCTTCGTCCGGCCTGGCCGTTCTGACGATGCCGATCATGGCGCCGCTTGCCGATTTCGCTAACGTCAACCGCGACCTGGTGGTAACGGCTTACCAGTCGGCGTCCGGCATCGTTAACCTTGTCACTCCCACCTCTGCCGTTGTGATGGGCGGGCTGGCTATTGCCCGCGTGCCCTACGTGCGCTATCTGAAATGGGTCGCGCCGCTGTTGGGGATATTAACGGTGGTGATTATGGTGGCGTTAAGCCTGGGTGCCATGTTGTGA
- the argF gene encoding ornithine carbamoyltransferase, with translation MTINLKNRNFLKLLDYTPAEIQYLIDLAIDLKAAKKAGREKQTLVGKNIALIFEKTSTRTRCAFEVGAFDQGAQVTYLGPSGSQIGHKESMKDTARVLGRMYDGIEYRGYGQAIVEELGEYAGVPVWNGLTDEFHPTQILADLMTMLEHSPGKTLPELSFAYLGDARNNMGNSLMVGAAKMGMDIRLVAPKSFWPEAGLVEQCRAIAKETGARITLTDDVEEGVRGTDFLYTDVWVSMGEPKEAWAERVSLMKPYQINADVMKATGNPNVKFMHCLPAFHNEHTKVGREIEMAYGLKGLEVTEEVFESPNSIVFDEAENRMHTIKAVMVATLGD, from the coding sequence ATGACCATCAACCTGAAAAACCGCAACTTTCTGAAACTGCTGGACTACACCCCGGCGGAGATCCAGTACCTGATCGATCTCGCCATCGACCTGAAGGCGGCCAAAAAAGCCGGGCGTGAGAAGCAAACCCTGGTCGGGAAAAACATCGCCCTGATCTTTGAAAAAACCTCCACCCGCACCCGCTGCGCCTTCGAAGTGGGCGCGTTCGACCAGGGCGCGCAGGTCACCTACCTCGGCCCAAGCGGCTCGCAGATTGGCCATAAAGAGTCGATGAAGGACACCGCCCGCGTATTAGGCCGTATGTATGACGGCATCGAATACCGCGGCTACGGCCAGGCCATCGTCGAAGAGCTGGGCGAATATGCGGGCGTGCCGGTGTGGAACGGCCTGACCGACGAGTTCCACCCAACGCAAATCCTCGCCGACCTGATGACCATGCTGGAGCATTCGCCGGGCAAAACCCTGCCGGAGTTGAGCTTTGCTTATCTCGGCGACGCGCGCAACAACATGGGCAACTCGCTGATGGTCGGCGCGGCCAAGATGGGGATGGATATCCGCCTCGTCGCGCCGAAATCCTTCTGGCCGGAAGCCGGGCTGGTTGAGCAGTGCCGCGCCATCGCCAAAGAAACAGGCGCGCGCATTACCCTCACCGACGACGTGGAAGAAGGCGTGCGGGGGACCGATTTCCTCTACACCGACGTGTGGGTCTCCATGGGCGAGCCGAAGGAAGCCTGGGCCGAGCGCGTCAGCCTGATGAAGCCGTATCAGATTAACGCGGATGTGATGAAGGCCACCGGCAACCCGAACGTCAAGTTTATGCACTGCCTCCCGGCGTTCCACAACGAGCACACCAAAGTGGGCCGCGAGATCGAGATGGCATACGGCCTGAAGGGGCTGGAGGTGACAGAAGAGGTCTTCGAATCACCGAACTCCATCGTTTTCGACGAAGCAGAGAACCGCATGCACACCATTAAAGCGGTCATGGTGGCGACACTCGGCGACTAA
- the arcC gene encoding carbamate kinase, whose protein sequence is MERKPTLVVALGGNALLKRGEPLEAEIQRQNIEQAARTIAGLTAQWRVVLVHGNGPQVGLLALQNSAYDKVTPYPLDVLGAESQGMIGYMLQQALKNNLPQREVSVLLTQVEVDAADPAFSNPTKYIGPVYSEAQAKALAAEKGWVFKADGSYVRRVVPSPQPKRIVESDAITALIQRDHLVICNGGGGVPVVENANGYRGIEAVIDKDLSAALLARQIEADALLILTDADAVYLDWGKPTQRPLAQVTPELLRDMQFDAGSMGPKVAACREFVEACNGIAGIGALADGAEILAGEKGTLIRN, encoded by the coding sequence ATGGAACGAAAACCCACTCTGGTTGTGGCCCTGGGCGGCAACGCGCTGCTCAAGCGCGGCGAGCCGCTGGAAGCGGAGATCCAGCGCCAGAACATCGAGCAGGCCGCCCGCACCATCGCCGGGCTGACGGCGCAGTGGCGCGTGGTGCTGGTTCACGGCAACGGCCCGCAGGTCGGGCTGCTGGCGCTGCAGAACAGCGCCTACGACAAAGTGACGCCCTACCCGCTGGACGTTCTCGGCGCCGAAAGCCAGGGGATGATCGGCTACATGCTCCAGCAAGCGCTGAAAAATAATCTGCCGCAGCGCGAGGTGAGCGTCCTGCTCACGCAGGTCGAAGTGGACGCCGCCGACCCGGCCTTCAGCAACCCGACCAAGTACATAGGCCCGGTGTACAGCGAAGCCCAGGCGAAAGCGCTGGCCGCGGAAAAAGGCTGGGTATTCAAGGCCGACGGGAGCTACGTCCGCCGCGTGGTGCCGTCGCCGCAGCCGAAGCGCATCGTCGAGAGCGACGCCATCACGGCGCTGATTCAGCGTGACCACCTGGTGATCTGCAACGGCGGCGGCGGCGTGCCGGTGGTGGAAAACGCCAACGGCTATCGCGGGATTGAAGCGGTGATCGACAAAGACCTCTCCGCCGCGCTGCTGGCGAGGCAGATCGAAGCCGACGCCCTGCTGATCCTCACCGATGCCGACGCGGTGTACCTCGACTGGGGCAAGCCGACCCAGCGCCCGCTGGCGCAGGTGACGCCGGAGCTGCTCAGAGATATGCAGTTCGACGCCGGATCGATGGGGCCGAAAGTGGCCGCCTGCCGCGAGTTTGTTGAAGCCTGCAACGGCATTGCCGGGATCGGCGCGCTGGCCGACGGCGCAGAGATCCTGGCGGGCGAGAAAGGCACGTTGATTCGTAATTGA
- the arcA gene encoding arginine deiminase, producing the protein MEKHYVGSEIGQLRSVMLHRPNLSLKRLTPSNCQELLFDDVLSVERAGEEHDIFANTLRDQGVEVLLLTDLLTQTLDIAEAKAWLLDTQISDYRLGPTFAGDVRGWLADMPHRELARRLSGGLTYGEIPAAIKNMVVDTHTANDFIMKPLPNHLFTRDTSCWIYNGVSINPMAKPARQRETNNLRAIYRWHPAFADGDFIKYFGDENINYDHATLEGGDVLVIGRGAVLIGMSERTTPQGVEFLANSLFKHRQAERVIAVELPKHRSCMHLDTVMTHIDVDTFSVYPEVVRKDAQCWTLTPDGRGGLLRTQETDLLHAIEKALGISQVRLITTGGDAFEAEREQWNDANNVLTIRPGVVIGYERNVWTNEKYDKAGITVLPIPGDELGRGRGGARCMSCPLERDGI; encoded by the coding sequence ATGGAAAAGCATTATGTCGGTTCTGAAATTGGTCAATTGCGTAGCGTTATGCTGCACCGCCCAAATTTAAGTCTGAAACGTTTAACGCCATCGAACTGTCAGGAGCTGCTTTTCGATGACGTGCTCTCGGTTGAGCGGGCGGGTGAGGAGCATGATATCTTCGCAAACACGCTGCGCGATCAGGGTGTGGAAGTCCTGCTGTTGACCGACCTTCTGACACAAACCCTTGATATTGCAGAGGCGAAAGCCTGGCTGCTGGATACGCAGATCTCCGACTATCGCCTCGGCCCCACCTTTGCCGGCGACGTGCGCGGCTGGCTGGCGGATATGCCGCACCGCGAACTGGCGCGCAGACTGAGCGGCGGATTAACCTACGGTGAAATTCCGGCGGCCATTAAAAATATGGTGGTCGATACCCACACGGCGAATGATTTTATTATGAAGCCGCTGCCGAACCATTTATTTACCCGCGACACCTCTTGCTGGATTTATAACGGCGTCTCTATTAACCCCATGGCCAAACCGGCACGTCAGCGTGAAACCAATAACCTGCGAGCAATATATCGCTGGCACCCGGCGTTTGCCGACGGCGATTTTATTAAGTATTTCGGCGACGAGAATATTAATTACGACCACGCCACCTTAGAAGGCGGCGACGTATTGGTGATTGGCCGCGGCGCGGTACTGATCGGCATGTCCGAACGCACGACGCCGCAGGGCGTGGAGTTCCTCGCCAATAGCCTGTTCAAACACCGTCAGGCCGAGCGCGTGATCGCCGTTGAGCTGCCCAAACACCGCTCCTGCATGCACCTCGACACCGTGATGACCCACATCGACGTGGACACCTTCTCCGTTTATCCGGAAGTGGTGCGCAAAGACGCCCAGTGCTGGACGCTCACCCCGGACGGACGCGGCGGCCTGCTGCGCACCCAGGAAACCGACCTGCTGCACGCCATCGAGAAAGCGCTCGGCATTAGCCAGGTGCGCCTGATCACCACCGGCGGCGACGCCTTTGAAGCCGAACGCGAGCAGTGGAACGACGCTAACAACGTCCTGACCATCCGCCCGGGCGTGGTAATCGGCTACGAGCGCAACGTCTGGACCAACGAGAAGTACGACAAAGCGGGCATCACCGTGCTGCCCATCCCTGGCGACGAGCTCGGACGCGGCCGCGGCGGCGCTCGCTGCATGAGCTGCCCGCTGGAACGCGACGGAATTTAA
- a CDS encoding DUF386 domain-containing protein → MIIGNIHHLQSWLTDDLRQAIEHVKAHVTDATPLGKHDINGNSLFYLVSEDMTQPFAERRAEYHARYLDIQIVMKGQEGMTFSTLPYGAPDTDWLADKDIAFLPEGEQEKTVVLSEGDFVVFWPGEVHKPLCAVGEPAKVRKVVVKMLVE, encoded by the coding sequence ATGATTATCGGCAACATCCACCATTTGCAGTCCTGGCTGACTGACGATCTGCGCCAGGCCATTGAGCACGTTAAAGCCCACGTCACCGACGCCACGCCGCTCGGGAAACACGACATCAACGGCAACAGCCTGTTTTATCTGGTCTCGGAAGACATGACCCAGCCGTTCGCCGAGCGCCGCGCCGAGTACCACGCGCGCTATCTGGATATCCAGATCGTGATGAAGGGTCAGGAGGGGATGACCTTCAGTACCCTGCCGTACGGCGCGCCGGACACCGACTGGCTGGCGGACAAAGACATCGCGTTCCTGCCAGAAGGCGAGCAGGAGAAAACCGTGGTACTGAGCGAAGGGGATTTTGTGGTGTTCTGGCCGGGTGAAGTGCATAAGCCGCTGTGCGCGGTTGGGGAGCCTGCTAAGGTCAGGAAAGTAGTTGTTAAAATGTTAGTGGAGTAA
- the yagE gene encoding 2-keto-3-deoxygluconate aldolase — translation MPQSALFTGIIPPVSTIFTADGQLDKPGTAALIDDLIKAGVDGLFFLGSGGEFSQLGAEERKTIARFAIDHVDRRVPVLIGTGGTNARETIELSQHAQQAGADGIVVINPYYWKVSEANLIRYFEQVADSVTLPVMLYNFPALTGQDLTPALVKTLADSRSNIIGIKDTIDSVAHLRSMIHTVKGAHPHFTVLCGYDDHLFNTLLLGGDGAISASGNFAPQVSVNLLKAWRDGDVAKAAEYHQTLLQIPQMYQLDTPFVNVIKEAIVLCGRPVSTHVLPPASPLDEPRKAQLKTLLQQLKLC, via the coding sequence ATGCCGCAGTCCGCGTTGTTCACGGGAATCATTCCCCCTGTCTCCACCATCTTTACCGCCGACGGTCAGCTCGATAAGCCGGGCACCGCCGCGCTGATCGACGATCTGATCAAAGCAGGCGTTGACGGCTTGTTCTTCCTGGGCAGCGGCGGCGAGTTCTCCCAGCTCGGTGCCGAAGAGCGTAAAACCATTGCCCGCTTTGCTATCGATCATGTCGATCGTCGTGTGCCGGTTCTGATCGGCACCGGCGGCACCAACGCCCGGGAAACCATTGAGCTCAGCCAGCACGCGCAGCAGGCGGGCGCGGACGGCATCGTGGTGATTAACCCCTACTACTGGAAGGTGTCGGAAGCGAACCTGATCCGCTATTTCGAGCAGGTGGCGGACAGCGTCACGCTGCCGGTGATGCTCTATAACTTCCCGGCGCTGACCGGGCAGGATCTGACCCCGGCGCTGGTGAAAACACTCGCCGACTCGCGCAGCAATATTATCGGCATCAAAGACACCATCGACTCCGTCGCCCACCTGCGCAGCATGATCCATACCGTCAAAGGTGCCCATCCGCACTTCACCGTGCTCTGCGGCTATGACGATCACCTCTTTAATACCCTGCTGCTCGGCGGCGACGGGGCGATCTCGGCCAGCGGCAACTTTGCACCGCAGGTGTCGGTGAATCTTCTGAAAGCGTGGCGCGACGGGGACGTGGCGAAAGCGGCTGAGTATCATCAGACCTTACTGCAAATACCGCAGATGTATCAGCTGGATACGCCGTTTGTGAACGTGATTAAAGAGGCGATTGTGCTCTGCGGCCGCCCTGTCTCCACGCACGTGCTGCCGCCCGCATCGCCGCTGGACGAGCCGCGCAAGGCGCAGCTGAAAACCCTGCTGCAACAGCTCAAGCTCTGCTGA
- the yagF gene encoding xylonate dehydratase YagF — MTIEKIFTPQDDAFYAVITHAAGPQGALPLTPQMLMESPSGNLFGMTQNAGMGWDANRLTGKEVLIIGTQGGIRAGDGRPVALGYHTGHWEIGMQMQAAAKEITRSGGIPFAAFVSDPCDGRSQGTHGMFDSLPYRNDAAIVFRRLIRSLPTRRAVIGVATCDKGLPATMIALASMHDLPTILVPGGATLPPTVGEDAGKVQTIGARFANHELSLQEAAELGCRACASPGGGCQFLGTAGTSQVVAEALGLALPHSALAPSGQAVWLEIARQAARAVSELDNRGITTRDILTDKAIENAMVIHAAFGGSTNLLLHIPAIAHAAGCTIPDVEHWTRVNRRVPRLVSVLPNGPDYHPTVRAFLAGGVPEVMLHLRELGLLHLDAMTVTGQTVGENLDWWQASERRERFRQCLREQDGVDPDDVILPPEKAKAKGLTSTVCFPTGNIAPEGSVIKATAIDPSVVGEDGVYRHTGRARVFVSEAQAIKAIKREEIAQGDIMVVIGGGPSGTGMEETYQLTSALKHISWGKTVSLITDARFSGVSTGACFGHVSPEALAGGPIGKLRDNDIIEIAVDRLTLTGSVNFIGTADNPLTPEEGARELARRQTHPNLHAHDFLPDDTRLWAALQSVSGGTWKGCIYDTDKIIEVINAGKKALGI; from the coding sequence ATGACCATTGAGAAAATTTTCACCCCACAGGACGACGCGTTTTATGCGGTGATCACCCACGCGGCGGGGCCGCAGGGCGCGCTGCCGCTGACCCCGCAGATGCTGATGGAATCCCCCAGCGGCAACCTGTTCGGCATGACCCAGAACGCCGGGATGGGCTGGGACGCCAACAGGCTGACCGGGAAAGAGGTGCTGATCATCGGCACCCAGGGCGGCATCCGCGCCGGAGACGGGCGCCCGGTCGCGCTGGGCTACCACACCGGGCACTGGGAGATCGGCATGCAGATGCAGGCGGCGGCGAAGGAGATTACCCGCAGCGGCGGGATCCCGTTTGCGGCCTTTGTCAGCGATCCGTGCGACGGACGCTCGCAGGGTACGCACGGCATGTTCGACTCCCTGCCGTACCGCAACGACGCGGCGATCGTGTTTCGCCGACTGATCCGCTCCCTGCCCACGCGGCGGGCGGTGATCGGCGTGGCAACCTGCGATAAAGGGCTGCCCGCCACCATGATTGCGCTGGCCTCGATGCACGACCTGCCGACCATTCTGGTGCCGGGCGGGGCGACGCTGCCGCCGACCGTGGGGGAAGACGCGGGTAAGGTGCAGACCATCGGCGCGCGCTTCGCTAACCATGAATTGTCATTGCAGGAAGCCGCCGAGCTGGGCTGCCGCGCCTGCGCGTCGCCGGGTGGCGGGTGCCAGTTCCTCGGCACGGCGGGCACCTCGCAGGTGGTTGCGGAGGCGTTGGGCCTGGCGCTGCCGCACTCCGCGCTGGCGCCGTCCGGGCAGGCGGTGTGGCTGGAGATCGCCCGCCAGGCGGCGCGCGCGGTCAGCGAGCTGGATAACCGCGGCATCACCACGCGCGATATCCTCACCGATAAAGCCATCGAAAACGCCATGGTGATCCACGCGGCGTTCGGCGGCTCCACCAATTTACTGCTGCACATTCCGGCCATCGCCCACGCGGCGGGCTGCACGATCCCGGACGTTGAACACTGGACGCGCGTCAACCGCAGGGTGCCGCGCCTGGTCAGCGTGCTGCCCAACGGCCCGGACTATCACCCGACCGTGCGCGCGTTCCTCGCGGGCGGCGTGCCGGAGGTGATGCTCCACCTGCGCGAACTCGGCCTGCTGCATCTGGACGCCATGACCGTGACCGGCCAGACGGTGGGCGAGAACCTCGACTGGTGGCAGGCGTCCGAGCGCCGTGAGCGCTTCCGCCAGTGCCTGCGCGAGCAGGACGGCGTGGATCCGGATGATGTGATCCTGCCGCCGGAGAAGGCAAAAGCGAAAGGGCTGACCTCGACGGTCTGCTTCCCGACGGGCAACATCGCGCCGGAAGGCTCGGTGATCAAGGCCACGGCGATTGACCCGTCGGTGGTGGGCGAAGATGGCGTATACCGCCACACCGGCCGGGCGCGGGTGTTTGTCTCGGAAGCGCAGGCGATCAAGGCCATCAAGCGGGAAGAGATTGCGCAGGGCGATATCATGGTGGTGATCGGCGGCGGACCGTCCGGCACCGGCATGGAAGAGACCTACCAGCTTACCTCCGCGCTGAAGCATATCTCGTGGGGCAAGACGGTGTCGTTAATCACCGATGCGCGCTTCTCGGGCGTGTCGACGGGCGCCTGCTTCGGCCACGTGTCGCCGGAGGCGCTGGCGGGCGGGCCGATTGGCAAGCTGCGCGATAACGATATCATCGAGATTGCCGTCGACCGCCTGACCCTCACGGGCAGCGTGAACTTCATCGGCACCGCGGACAACCCGTTGACGCCGGAGGAGGGCGCGCGCGAGCTGGCGCGGCGGCAGACGCACCCGAACCTGCACGCCCACGACTTTTTGCCGGACGATACCCGGCTGTGGGCGGCGCTGCAGTCGGTGAGCGGCGGCACCTGGAAAGGCTGTATTTATGACACCGATAAAATCATTGAGGTAATTAACGCCGGTAAAAAAGCGCTCGGCATTTAA